The Setaria viridis chromosome 6, Setaria_viridis_v4.0, whole genome shotgun sequence genome contains a region encoding:
- the LOC117861029 gene encoding GTP 3',8-cyclase, mitochondrial isoform X2, with amino-acid sequence MMRRCFSELAGRRRSDRVVDTMKVGLQYLADASSSTRVIDRQRCSVTYATSCATDPDILSRETSSSEMLVDSFGRFHNYLRISLTERCNLRCQYCMPAEGVELTPKSELLSHDEIIRIADLFVTSGVDKIRLTGGEPTIRKDIEDICLHLSGLKGLKTLAMTTNGIVLSKKLPKLKECGLNALNISLDTLVPAKFEFMTRRKGHSKVMESIDAAVELGYNPVKVNCVIMRGMNDDEICNFVELTRHKPINVRFIEFMPFDGNVWNVKKLVPYAEMLDKVRQSYKGVERLQDHPTDTAKNFRIDGHVGTISFITSMTEHFCAGCNRLRLLADGNFKVCLFGPSEVKRKKAKHAGMFDIAKTANRPMIHIGG; translated from the exons atgaTGCGGCGCTGCTTCTCGgagctggccggccggcggcggtcggaTCGCGTG GTTGATACTATGAAGGTAGGACTCCAATATCTGGCCGATGCTTCCTCTTCAACAAGAGTTATTGACAGACAGAGGTGCTCAGTTACGTATGCAACGTCCTGTGCTACGGATCCAGATATTCTATCAagagaaacatcatcatcagaaatgCTTGTTGATTCATTTGGGAGGTTCCACAATTACTTGAGGATCTCCTTGACTGAGCGCTGTAATCTGAGGTGCCAATACTGTATGCCTGCTGAAGGAGTCGAACTAACACCAAAGTCGGAGCTTCTATCACATGATGAGATAATTCGAATTGCTGACCTCTTTGTTACCTCTGGTGTGGATAAGATTCGATTAACTGGTGGAGAGCCTACCATAAGAAAAGATATCGAAGACATTTGCTTACATCTCTCTGGTTTGAAGGGGCTAAAAACACTAGCAATGACCACAAATGGAATTGTCCTTTCTAAGAAACTCCCCAAATTGAAAGAATGTGGCCTCAATGCCTTAAATATAAGTTTAGATACACTAGTACCTGCAAAGTTTGAGTTCATGACAAGGCGTAAAGGGCACTCAAAGGTCATGGAATCAATAGATGCTGCTGTAGAACTTGGATATAACCCTGTGAAG GTCAATTGTGTTATCATGCGTGGCATGAATGATGATGAGATCTGTAATTTTGTTGAACTGACGAGACACAAGCCCATCAATGTGAGATTTATTGAGTTTATGCCATTCGATGGTAATGTTTGGAATGTGAAGAAACTAGTTCCTTATGCAGAGATGTTGGACAAAGTG CGGCAAAGTTATAAAGGTGTGGAGAGACTTCAAGATCACCCTACAGACACTGCAAAGAATTTCAGGATTGATGGACATGTTGGGACAATTTCATTTATTACATCAATGACAGAGCATTTTTGTGCTGGATGCAATAGATTACGGCTATTGGCTGATGGAAACTTCAAGGTGTGCTTGTTTGGCCCCTCAGAG GTCAAAAGGAAGAAAGCTAAACATGCTGGGATGTTTGATATTGCCAAGACAGCGAATAGACCAATGATACATATAGGTGGCTGA
- the LOC117861029 gene encoding GTP 3',8-cyclase, mitochondrial isoform X1, whose protein sequence is MMRRCFSELAGRRRSDRVVDTMKVGLQYLADASSSTRVIDRQRCSVTYATSCATDPDILSRETSSSEMLVDSFGRFHNYLRISLTERCNLRCQYCMPAEGVELTPKSELLSHDEIIRIADLFVTSGVDKIRLTGGEPTIRKDIEDICLHLSGLKGLKTLAMTTNGIVLSKKLPKLKECGLNALNISLDTLVPAKFEFMTRRKGHSKVMESIDAAVELGYNPVKVNCVIMRGMNDDEICNFVELTRHKPINVRFIEFMPFDGNVWNVKKLVPYAEMLDKVRQSYKGVERLQDHPTDTAKNFRIDGHVGTISFITSMTEHFCAGCNRLRLLADGNFKVCLFGPSEVSLREPIRAGVDDAGLKEIVGAAVKRKKAKHAGMFDIAKTANRPMIHIGG, encoded by the exons atgaTGCGGCGCTGCTTCTCGgagctggccggccggcggcggtcggaTCGCGTG GTTGATACTATGAAGGTAGGACTCCAATATCTGGCCGATGCTTCCTCTTCAACAAGAGTTATTGACAGACAGAGGTGCTCAGTTACGTATGCAACGTCCTGTGCTACGGATCCAGATATTCTATCAagagaaacatcatcatcagaaatgCTTGTTGATTCATTTGGGAGGTTCCACAATTACTTGAGGATCTCCTTGACTGAGCGCTGTAATCTGAGGTGCCAATACTGTATGCCTGCTGAAGGAGTCGAACTAACACCAAAGTCGGAGCTTCTATCACATGATGAGATAATTCGAATTGCTGACCTCTTTGTTACCTCTGGTGTGGATAAGATTCGATTAACTGGTGGAGAGCCTACCATAAGAAAAGATATCGAAGACATTTGCTTACATCTCTCTGGTTTGAAGGGGCTAAAAACACTAGCAATGACCACAAATGGAATTGTCCTTTCTAAGAAACTCCCCAAATTGAAAGAATGTGGCCTCAATGCCTTAAATATAAGTTTAGATACACTAGTACCTGCAAAGTTTGAGTTCATGACAAGGCGTAAAGGGCACTCAAAGGTCATGGAATCAATAGATGCTGCTGTAGAACTTGGATATAACCCTGTGAAG GTCAATTGTGTTATCATGCGTGGCATGAATGATGATGAGATCTGTAATTTTGTTGAACTGACGAGACACAAGCCCATCAATGTGAGATTTATTGAGTTTATGCCATTCGATGGTAATGTTTGGAATGTGAAGAAACTAGTTCCTTATGCAGAGATGTTGGACAAAGTG CGGCAAAGTTATAAAGGTGTGGAGAGACTTCAAGATCACCCTACAGACACTGCAAAGAATTTCAGGATTGATGGACATGTTGGGACAATTTCATTTATTACATCAATGACAGAGCATTTTTGTGCTGGATGCAATAGATTACGGCTATTGGCTGATGGAAACTTCAAGGTGTGCTTGTTTGGCCCCTCAGAG GTGAGTTTGAGAGAGCCCATCCGTGCTGGTGTAGATGACGCTGGACTAAAGGAGATAGTTGGTGCTGCG GTCAAAAGGAAGAAAGCTAAACATGCTGGGATGTTTGATATTGCCAAGACAGCGAATAGACCAATGATACATATAGGTGGCTGA